The Anomalospiza imberbis isolate Cuckoo-Finch-1a 21T00152 chromosome 2, ASM3175350v1, whole genome shotgun sequence nucleotide sequence GACTCCACAAAGGACATTCTGGTGACAGCAAGAATGAGCAAGAAAATAAGAGAGTTCACTATAAATCTGCGTGAAAAGATTGAGGGAATCTTGAATTTGAAAGTGTTGCTTTCCTGAGGCAAGGAAAGTTTGTCCACATCAACAAGTTTTATTCCATTCCATTGGCTGGTATCAAAGCTCTTCATTGTGGGACTGATGTCCACAGTGGAACAAGGTAAAGGGGTTTCTTTGAGCAccttgattttttccctgaactcCTGCATCTGTTGCAGAAATATAATGGGTTCGGACACATCTTTGAAGGCCTCTGCAATGTTAAAAGCCATCCGCTGCTCTTGCAGAATCGTGTTCAGTTTGTTGATTTCCGGATCGTAGGCCTGCATCACTGCAAGCTTCATGGTCTCAAAGTCAGACAGAATCTCATTTCGCTTCTGCTCCAGTGTGTGCTGCAGCTTCTCAAAGAACTCCTTCACTTTGTCAGAATCTTTCGTCAGCATCTGCAGAGCTTTCCTCTTGCTGGTCTCTAAGGTATCCAGCCGTGAGAGGGCATCTCCACAACGCCAAGTTTCAAATCCCTGAAACAAGGTTTCAAAAGCCCTCTTCTCCTGGGAATAAGCTTCTTCAATGGAACAGAAAACATGCTTTGTGTGGTCACCACGGGTggcacaaaccccacagatcAGCTGCATGTCTGTCCTGCAAAAAATGTTAAGGGGTTGCCCACTGTGCACTTTGCACACAGGCATTTTTGGAGTTACTTTGATTTTGTTGTACTTCTCCACGATACCCTTCAGGGAATAGTTGACCTGCAAGCTGTTGATTCCAGTGACAGGAGTCTCCTTCCTGCATGTGGGGCACTTGAAAGGGGATGGCCTCCAAAGCACATTCCGCACATTTCCCTCAAGAATTCCTTCCAGACACTTTCTGCAGAAATTATGTGAACAGGGCAGGACACGAGGATCATCAAACAGGCTACAGCAAATGGGACAGGTCAGATCTTCCTCTAGGAGCTCCATCATGTCctaggaaagagaaaatgatGGTAACAGAATTtacaaaatgtatt carries:
- the TRIM13 gene encoding E3 ubiquitin-protein ligase TRIM13 isoform X1; its protein translation is MDMMELLEEDLTCPICCSLFDDPRVLPCSHNFCRKCLEGILEGNVRNVLWRPSPFKCPTCRKETPVTGINSLQVNYSLKGIVEKYNKIKVTPKMPVCKVHSGQPLNIFCRTDMQLICGVCATRGDHTKHVFCSIEEAYSQEKRAFETLFQGFETWRCGDALSRLDTLETSKRKALQMLTKDSDKVKEFFEKLQHTLEQKRNEILSDFETMKLAVMQAYDPEINKLNTILQEQRMAFNIAEAFKDVSEPIIFLQQMQEFREKIKVLKETPLPCSTVDISPTMKSFDTSQWNGIKLVDVDKLSLPQESNTFKFKIPSIFSRRFIVNSLIFLLILAVTRMSFVESVIDNLQCWKSQFLTICLSYLADTVEIADHAVFYWEQMTDGASLLREKCKNYTLVVLDNVAQFVCKYKLL
- the TRIM13 gene encoding E3 ubiquitin-protein ligase TRIM13 isoform X2, whose product is MMELLEEDLTCPICCSLFDDPRVLPCSHNFCRKCLEGILEGNVRNVLWRPSPFKCPTCRKETPVTGINSLQVNYSLKGIVEKYNKIKVTPKMPVCKVHSGQPLNIFCRTDMQLICGVCATRGDHTKHVFCSIEEAYSQEKRAFETLFQGFETWRCGDALSRLDTLETSKRKALQMLTKDSDKVKEFFEKLQHTLEQKRNEILSDFETMKLAVMQAYDPEINKLNTILQEQRMAFNIAEAFKDVSEPIIFLQQMQEFREKIKVLKETPLPCSTVDISPTMKSFDTSQWNGIKLVDVDKLSLPQESNTFKFKIPSIFSRRFIVNSLIFLLILAVTRMSFVESVIDNLQCWKSQFLTICLSYLADTVEIADHAVFYWEQMTDGASLLREKCKNYTLVVLDNVAQFVCKYKLL